The genomic DNA GTAAAAACACCTAAAAATTTAAGAGTAAGAATAGGAACACAATTTAAAGAAATACTAGATTATGTAGAAATAGATAGAGAAAAAACAGAAAAACTTGTAATGGGTGGTCCAATGATGGGATTAGCTCAACATTCAGAAGAAGTTCCAGTAATAAAAGGAACATCTGGGATTTTAGCTCTTACAAAAAAAGAGATGAATCCATATAAATCAAGAGCTTGTATAACATGTGGAAAATGTGTAGATGCATGTCCGATGAATTTATCTCCATTAATGTATGCAAAACTTGCAAGATTCCAAGAGTGGAAGGAGATGGATAAATACGATTTATTAGATTGTATAGAGTGTGGAAGCTGTTCATTTGTATGTCCAGCAAATAGACCATTAACAGAAGGGATAAAAATAGGAAAAGCTAAATTAAGAGCTATGAAAAGATAAAAGAGAAGGCAGGTGTATTATGGATAAATTATATAGAGTAGGTCAATCACCACATATTAGAACAAAAGAAACAATAGAAAGTGTAATGTATGATGTAGTAATAGCACTTTTACCAACACTTTTAGTTGCAATATATTTTTTTGGAATGAAAGCATTATATATGACATTAGTTGCTGTAATATCAGCAATGTTAGCAGAATATGTATCACTTAAATTAATGAAAAGAGAAATTACGATATTTGATGGTAGTGCCATTATTACAGGAATGCTTTTTGCTTTTATATCTCCAGTAACACTTCCATATCCATATATAATTATTGGTTCAGTTGTATCAATAGTTATAGGAAAAATGGTGTTTGGAGGACTTGGACATAATGTATTTAATCCAGCATTATTAGGAAGAGTATTTTTAATGGCATCATGGCCAGCACTTCTTACAAGATATGTAAATGTAGATGGAAGCGCAGGTGCTACTACTTTAGATTACTTAAAAAAAGGAAAAGATTTAATGGAAGTATTTGGACATAATGTATATTTAGATATGTTTATAGGAAAAATGGCAGGTTCCATGGGAGAAACATCTGCATTAGCTTTGCTTATTGGTGGATTATATTTAATCTATAAAAAACATATAGACTGGAAAATGCCAGTTACAATTATTTCTGCAGTGTTTATATTAGCACTTATTTTTGGACAAAACCCATTTTATCATATACTTTCAGGAGGATTATTTATAGGTGCCTTTTTTATGGCTACAGATATGGTTACTACACCATATACAACTAGTGGAAAAATTATATTTGGACTTGGAGTTGCTTGTATAACTATGCTTATAAGATTAAAAGGTTCATATCCAGAAGGAGTAGCATTTTCTATTCTTATAATGAATGGGGTAACTTCACTGATAAATAAATATACAAAACCTAAAAAATTTGGTGAGGTGAAGTCAAATGAATAAAACAT from Hypnocyclicus thermotrophus includes the following:
- a CDS encoding RnfABCDGE type electron transport complex subunit D — encoded protein: MDKLYRVGQSPHIRTKETIESVMYDVVIALLPTLLVAIYFFGMKALYMTLVAVISAMLAEYVSLKLMKREITIFDGSAIITGMLFAFISPVTLPYPYIIIGSVVSIVIGKMVFGGLGHNVFNPALLGRVFLMASWPALLTRYVNVDGSAGATTLDYLKKGKDLMEVFGHNVYLDMFIGKMAGSMGETSALALLIGGLYLIYKKHIDWKMPVTIISAVFILALIFGQNPFYHILSGGLFIGAFFMATDMVTTPYTTSGKIIFGLGVACITMLIRLKGSYPEGVAFSILIMNGVTSLINKYTKPKKFGEVKSNE